The Candidatus Liberibacter solanacearum CLso-ZC1 genomic interval TATTTCTTTAATGAGGAATGATAATTTTTTTTGCTTGCGGTTTACGTTCCTTTTTTAAAATACTATTGTGGTTTTTTGTGAAGATTTGCTCAAATATGATTGCTATAAGACTAATTTTTCCCTTCCAAAATACGAGGGGGTTAGATCCAGGAAATTTGGATTTATTGTTTTGCAACCTGATTTTATAGTTTGATTTGATGTTTTTTGGTTGGATATACGATTATTACGTATGGATTGGTCTTGCTACTCTGATAGTCCTTGAGCTTGTTCTTGGCATAGATAATCTAATATTTATAACCCTATTAGCAGAGAAATTGCCCTTGGCTCAAAGAGGCAAAGCACTGTTTTTCGGGTTGACTTTTGCTATGATAACTCGAATTGCCTTACTTGCTACAATCTCTTATTGGATAGTTATGTTTCAGCAGCCCTTGTTCTTTTTTAGAGGCTTAGCGTTTTCTGGGCGTGATATTGTGCTGGTTATTGGTGGATTATTCCTCTTGTTCAAAGGAACCATAGAGTTGCATGAGCGATTAGAAGGGGATGAGTTTGATAAAAAGCATAAATTTTTTAGCCCTATATCTTGGCAAATCATTGTTCTGCAAATAGTTGTTCTAGATGTTATTTTTTCTCTAGATAGTGTTGTAACTGCTATCGGTATGGTAGAAGATTTTTCTGTTATGGCTATTGCAGTAGTTGTATCTGCATTGATGATGATGGCGGCATCCAAGCCAATGATACGCTATATTTCACAGCATACGACTGTCGTTATACTTTGTCTTGGTTTTTTGTTGATGATTGGTTTTTTGCTGATTATTGAGGGATTGCATTTTGAGATACCCAAAGGGTATCTTTATGCTTCTATAGCTTTTTCCGGCATCATTGAATTTTTTAATCAAGTGGCAAGACGTAATCGTGAACGGCTTATGTCTACTTCGCGCTTGAGGGCGCGTGCTGCTGATGCTGTATTGCGTTTATTAGGGGGAAAGCCTATACAGCCAGGTTTTAAGAAGAATTCTGATGTGCTTTCATTTCCAAAACATGAAAAGCAAATCATATCAGATCAGGAAAAAGATATGGTTCAAAGTGTTCTAACTCTTGCTGATCGTCCTGCAAAATCAATTATGACACCTCGTACGGATATTGTATGGCTTGATATGGATTGCGTTGATGAGGATTTACAGTATAAAATTCTTGAATTAGGGCATTCTCGATTTCCTATTGCTCAAGGAACTTTAGATAATTTTATTGGGATAGTATCAGCGCGTGGCTTATTACGAGATCTTCTCGAAGAAGGTTCTATAAATTTAGAAAGCTCTATTAGAAAGCCGTTGGTCGTCCATGAGAATATTAGTGTTTTAAAACTAATGGAACGTTTGCGTAAATCTGAGCAGACATTTGTTATGGTGTTAGATGAATATGGTGTTTTAGAAGGTATGATTACACCTGCTAATATTCTAGAAGCTATTGCAGGAGATTTTCCCGACGAAGATGATCAGAAGCTTGATATTACGGTAGGGGAAGATGGTTCTTTAACGGTTGATGGTTGGATTGATGTACGTTACGCTTCAAAATTATTTGGAGTTGATTTAGTAGATGAAGACGATCGTTATTCTACTTTGGCTGGATTCATTCTTTGGAAACTAGGGCACTTGCCGCAAGAAAAAGAGGTTTTTATGGAGATGAATATCAGATTTGAGATTATACGACTTCAAGGTCATAATATTGACCGTGTAAAAGTTAGTGGATTGCAGAATTTAAATAGTTGAATTGAAATGAATTTTAATATTCTCTTTTATTCCGCCTGTATATTATTTTAAATATTTAATAGGCTACAGAATTATTGAGATTAGTAGTTCCCATTCTATGATTAAACTGGTTGAATTTTTCAGTAAGTTAGAATTCTTGAGAAAAAATGAAAGGCTATGATGCACGCAGGGAAAAAATCAAATAAGGTTCTTATTATTGATTTTGGAAGTCAGTTCACTCAGTTAATTGCGCGTTGTGTACGTGAAAACAAAGTTTATTGTGAAGTAATAGCATTTGAATGTGCTTTGGATTATTTTAGAAAGACAAGGCCTCAGGCAATTATTTTATCAGGTAGCCCTGCTTCACCCTTGGATATTGATAGCCCTCAAATTCCACAAGAGATTTTAGAATCAAATACTCCTTTGTTAGGAATTTGTTATGGACAGCAGATTATGTGTACGTCTCTTGGAGGAACAATAAAAAAGTCGCAGAATCGTGAATTTGGTCGTGCTTTCATTGAGATAAAAAAAGATTGCTCATTATTAAAAGGCCTATGGGAAAAGGATTCTATACAACAGGTTTGGATGAGTCATGGTGATCAAGTGGAGCGCATGCCAGAAGGATTCGAGGTAATTGCATCGTCGGACAACACCCCTTTTGCCTTTGTCGCGGATGAAAAGAGAAAATATTATGCTGTTCAATTCCATCCAGAAGTTGTTCATACAGAAGGTGGATCTCAATTAATAGCTAATTTTGTGCGTGATGTTGCTGGTATCCAAGGTGATTGGATTATGTCTTCTTATCGCAAGGAAATTGTTTCTTGTATTAAGAAACAAGTGGGTGATGAACGTGTAATTTGCGCCCTATCTGGAGGAGTTGATTCTTCTGTTGCTGCATTTTTGATCTATGAGGCCATAGGGAAAAATCTTACTTGTGTGCTTGTTGATCATGGGTTTATGCGTAAGAACGAAGTGGATAATGTTGTTGGTTTATTTAAGAAATATCCGGATTTTCCATTGATAGTTGTAGATGCTTCAGAGAGATTCATTGGAAAACTGAAAAATGTTATTGATCCAGAAGATAAGAGAAAAATTATAGGAAAATTATTTATAGAAGTTTTTGAAGAAGAGGCAGAAAAAATAGGTGGTGCTAAATTTCTTGGACAAGGGACTTTATATCCTGATGTTATTGAGAGTGTTTCTTTCTTTGGTGGGCCTTCATCTGTTATAAAATCGCATCATAATGTAGGAGGATTGCCTGAATACATGAATATGGATCTTGTCGAGCCATTAAGAGATCTTTTTAAAGATGAGGTGCGTCTTCTTGGTAAGGAATTGGGATTGTCTGATAGTTTTATAGATCGCCATCCATGTCCAGGTCCGGGGCTTGCTATTCGTTGTATTGGAGAAGTCACTGAGGAAAAAATAAATATTTTGCGTGAATCTGATGCTATTTATTGTGAGGAAATTTGTAAAGCAGGAATTTATAATGAAATATGGCAGGCATTTACTGTCTTATTGCCCATTCAAACGGTAGGGGTGATGGGTGATGAACGTACCTATGAGTGTGTTTGTTCTCTGAGGGCGGTAACATCAAGAGATGGGATGACTGCAGATTTTTATCACCACGACATGGATTTTCTCAGTCAAGTGTCTACGCGAATAGTCAATGAAGTAAAGGGAATTAGTAGAGTCGTATATGATATAACCTCTAAACCGCCTGCAACTATTGAATGGGAATAATTTTCAACATCAATTAAGGTGATAGTTATAAAAGTTTATAAAGTAACGTTTTCCCCTATCTATATTTGTTGTTTTTAAATAGCAAAACAAACAATATTATTTAAAAAACACTTGAGAATATCTTAGAATGATGCTCAAAATTTTTTCTTGATGCATTTTATGCAGTTTTTTGTGGTGTGAAAATAATCTCTATTAAAGTTCCTTTTGAGGGAGTTGAAAAAACCGAAAATTTACCCATATTAGCATCCACCATTGCTTTAGTAAGAGGCAATCCTAAACCGGTTCCTTCCCCACGTACCTGTTGAGAATTAGGTATTTGTCCAAAAGGTTTCATGGCTTTTTCTAATTCATAATCTGTCATTCCTATCCCAGTATCTTTGACGCGTAAAACCACTTCTTTATTTCTTGTATATGCAGTAGAAATGACAATTTGTCCTCCTGAAGGCGTAAAATGAATCGCATTTGATAATATATTCAGTGCTATCTGTTTTATAGAGCGTAGGTCAGCAAATATTGGGGGAATATCATTAGAAAAGGAAGTGCGTACGAGGATACGTTTTTCATTCGCATAGAGTTCCATTAAAGAAATTGCTTCAGAAATTGTCTCATTTAAGGACACTGATTCGAAATGAAAGTTCATTTTGCCAGATTCAATTTTTGATATATCAAGAAGATCATTGACAATATCCAGAACAAGGTTTCCAGATCGGTCTATATAATTAGCATATTCTATGTAACGAGGGCTACCTACAGGTCCAAATCTTTGATTTTTTATAACTTCAGAAAAGCCAATAATAGCAGTCAGAGGGGTGCGAATTTCATGACTCACTCGTGCTAGAAAATCGTTTTTATGAGAGTTTTCTTTTTCTGCCATTTTTTTAGCATGATACAACTCATTTTTTTCCTGTTTCCATTCAGAAATATCATGCAATATGAGGCAATAACAGGCAGAGAAGGGAAGTTTTTTCATAGTAATGCGTAGAGATATAAGCTTTCCTTCTCTTGTGCAGCCAACAGCAGTTTTCTCTAGTGTCTTTCCTAGATCAATAGATGAAATTTCTGCCATACAATGATTCATAATAATCTGATTATCGTGTGTAAAAAAAATTTTGAATGGTTTTCCAATGATATCTTGTGCGGGATAGTCAAATAACGTGCCGATTGCACGGTTAGTAGAAAGAATCGTTCCATCTCTGTTAACAATAGCGATGCCATCAGAAGTTGATTCTAAGATGGAACATAATTGCATTATCTCAATTTCCATTTTATTCGCATCAGTTCTTGTATTATTATATCCTGATTTTATCTCATTTTGAGAGATATGATCAGATAATTTATTGTTTTTTTCAAAAGGAACAAAAGTCATAGCAAGTGAATTTTCTCTATTCCACTGAATAGTATGTAAATGAGCTGATACAGCAATATTTGTTCCATCAGAGCGATGTAAGGTAATAGAGCCATGTGTATTGCCGTTCGATAATTTCTGGGCATCTAATAACATGGATACTCCCCCTACTTTTTCTATGTCTTCAACGCTTTTATAGCCTGCGAGAAGGAGGAAAGAAGGGCTGGCATAGAGCAAACGTTCTTTTGAACATACAAAAAGAGATATCGGATGTTTGTCAACAATTTCTGGTGTTAAATTTTCTCCTTCGCCAAAATATGTAGATAATGATGGATGATTGATTTGAAACGAATCTTCAAAGCTTTCTTTTGGGTGAGGATATTTCTCTATATATTGATTTAAGTTAATAGTATGGAAATTATCTCTCTTCGAAAAGTAGTTTTTTTTATTTGTTGCTAAATTATCATCTTTGTCTTTTGGAAAATATCCAGAAGGAAAAGACCCCCTGTCTTTAATATCAAGATGCGCTGGAATTGTTTGGTAAGGTAAGGAAGGAGAGTTTTCTTTTTTAATGAAAGAATGAACTTTTTTTATTTCATGTGATTGGGAGAATTTTTCACCTAGTGTTGTTCCTAATTTTTTTGGATCATTCTTCGTTTGATTCACCCGAATAATTCCAAATCCCTTAAAACCAACAAATTCACGATCGCGAGAATATATTGGTAGAGCGGCGAGATCAATTGGTACATGTAAATCGGTTCCTTCAATTGGCCAGAAAGTTGTTTTACTGTACCAAGTATTTTGTTGCGTTAAAAGGTCGAAAAGATGGTCTTTAGAATCAATTTGAAGAATATGATTAATGTCACATAGATGCATACCAATCATTTTAAGGGCATATGTTCCAATGGTTTGAGATAATTCTTCTGAAACTGCGTTCAAATGCCCTTGAGCATCTATTTTCCATGTAAATCGAACTGTACGTGGGCTTGAATCGAATAAAAACGAATTTTCTGGTTCTAGATTTCTGGAACAACTGATCTGTGTTCTTGGAGCATGGTTTTGACCCGTAGGGCTGGATTGTTCCAAATGATTTTGATTGCAGGGATTGCCTTTGTGCGAATCTCTTATTCCCAAATTATTGATTGTCTCCTTGAGAGACAAATCCTTGGAAGTGTTTTTACAGTTATTTGTAGGACTGTTTGGGGGATTTAATGTAATAGAATCAATACTCATCTTTGAACCTTTGGTACTTTCTAGAATAGTTCAGAAATTTTTCGGTTTTTATAGGCACATGTTAGGTTTTAAGTTTTTTTGTCGAGAAAAAATCTATAATAACAGTTATATTTTTTATAATAATTGGATATTTATAGTAGAATATTTTAGAAAAAATATTTTTCTCTTTTATAATAGGATTTTGGGTTTTCATTTCTATATATGCATAATGATCTTGTTTTTTGAATAATACATTACTTATGAATATATAAATGACTTTACATGCATCATTATTAGATCTGATAAGATGAATTTGTTCTATGTCTATTTTAACGGGATATATTGCAAATTGAATGTTTGTGTTGGTCTTTTTAATAAAAAATTGTAACAAGGAAGCAATACAATATTCTAACTTTCGTACTGATAAGCTGGGTTTGTTTAAATCCTTAACAAAACGAATCTTTTTATTGTAGCAAGTAGTGATAACAAGGAAATTTCCCAACAAACAATGTGCTATCTGGCTGATCCAACCTTTTTTTACAAAATGCTGATTTAAAAAAGACAGTGCTTTGCATTGCGTTAAGTTTCTATATAAATTGGCAATTTTTTTCATAAAAAGATATTGTGTGATAAGCATTTTGTATCCACAGTATGTATTAAGTTCAAGAAAAGGGGGTTGACGCCCATTCGGCATCTATCTAATCATAAGAATACCCAACAAGCATGGGATCTGAAAGCGTAAATTTGTAGTCATTAACGTTAA includes:
- a CDS encoding TerC family protein: MFFGWIYDYYVWIGLATLIVLELVLGIDNLIFITLLAEKLPLAQRGKALFFGLTFAMITRIALLATISYWIVMFQQPLFFFRGLAFSGRDIVLVIGGLFLLFKGTIELHERLEGDEFDKKHKFFSPISWQIIVLQIVVLDVIFSLDSVVTAIGMVEDFSVMAIAVVVSALMMMAASKPMIRYISQHTTVVILCLGFLLMIGFLLIIEGLHFEIPKGYLYASIAFSGIIEFFNQVARRNRERLMSTSRLRARAADAVLRLLGGKPIQPGFKKNSDVLSFPKHEKQIISDQEKDMVQSVLTLADRPAKSIMTPRTDIVWLDMDCVDEDLQYKILELGHSRFPIAQGTLDNFIGIVSARGLLRDLLEEGSINLESSIRKPLVVHENISVLKLMERLRKSEQTFVMVLDEYGVLEGMITPANILEAIAGDFPDEDDQKLDITVGEDGSLTVDGWIDVRYASKLFGVDLVDEDDRYSTLAGFILWKLGHLPQEKEVFMEMNIRFEIIRLQGHNIDRVKVSGLQNLNS
- a CDS encoding ATP-binding protein, with protein sequence MSIDSITLNPPNSPTNNCKNTSKDLSLKETINNLGIRDSHKGNPCNQNHLEQSSPTGQNHAPRTQISCSRNLEPENSFLFDSSPRTVRFTWKIDAQGHLNAVSEELSQTIGTYALKMIGMHLCDINHILQIDSKDHLFDLLTQQNTWYSKTTFWPIEGTDLHVPIDLAALPIYSRDREFVGFKGFGIIRVNQTKNDPKKLGTTLGEKFSQSHEIKKVHSFIKKENSPSLPYQTIPAHLDIKDRGSFPSGYFPKDKDDNLATNKKNYFSKRDNFHTINLNQYIEKYPHPKESFEDSFQINHPSLSTYFGEGENLTPEIVDKHPISLFVCSKERLLYASPSFLLLAGYKSVEDIEKVGGVSMLLDAQKLSNGNTHGSITLHRSDGTNIAVSAHLHTIQWNRENSLAMTFVPFEKNNKLSDHISQNEIKSGYNNTRTDANKMEIEIMQLCSILESTSDGIAIVNRDGTILSTNRAIGTLFDYPAQDIIGKPFKIFFTHDNQIIMNHCMAEISSIDLGKTLEKTAVGCTREGKLISLRITMKKLPFSACYCLILHDISEWKQEKNELYHAKKMAEKENSHKNDFLARVSHEIRTPLTAIIGFSEVIKNQRFGPVGSPRYIEYANYIDRSGNLVLDIVNDLLDISKIESGKMNFHFESVSLNETISEAISLMELYANEKRILVRTSFSNDIPPIFADLRSIKQIALNILSNAIHFTPSGGQIVISTAYTRNKEVVLRVKDTGIGMTDYELEKAMKPFGQIPNSQQVRGEGTGLGLPLTKAMVDANMGKFSVFSTPSKGTLIEIIFTPQKTA
- the guaA gene encoding glutamine-hydrolyzing GMP synthase, giving the protein MHAGKKSNKVLIIDFGSQFTQLIARCVRENKVYCEVIAFECALDYFRKTRPQAIILSGSPASPLDIDSPQIPQEILESNTPLLGICYGQQIMCTSLGGTIKKSQNREFGRAFIEIKKDCSLLKGLWEKDSIQQVWMSHGDQVERMPEGFEVIASSDNTPFAFVADEKRKYYAVQFHPEVVHTEGGSQLIANFVRDVAGIQGDWIMSSYRKEIVSCIKKQVGDERVICALSGGVDSSVAAFLIYEAIGKNLTCVLVDHGFMRKNEVDNVVGLFKKYPDFPLIVVDASERFIGKLKNVIDPEDKRKIIGKLFIEVFEEEAEKIGGAKFLGQGTLYPDVIESVSFFGGPSSVIKSHHNVGGLPEYMNMDLVEPLRDLFKDEVRLLGKELGLSDSFIDRHPCPGPGLAIRCIGEVTEEKINILRESDAIYCEEICKAGIYNEIWQAFTVLLPIQTVGVMGDERTYECVCSLRAVTSRDGMTADFYHHDMDFLSQVSTRIVNEVKGISRVVYDITSKPPATIEWE